The following proteins come from a genomic window of Gossypium raimondii isolate GPD5lz chromosome 5, ASM2569854v1, whole genome shotgun sequence:
- the LOC105767185 gene encoding uncharacterized protein LOC105767185: MESTALNGRMTRWQILLSEFDIVYVSQKAIKGSAIADFLASKALEDYDPLNFDFPNEDLFYVENTEENPRIDHIWKLNFDGASNAIGNEIGAVLVSLNGDHYPVASKLDFDCTHNMVEYEACIMGIRAAIERKIKVLKVYGDSALVIYQLKGEWETRDPKLINYKELVLELIDKFDDITFSYLLREENQMVDALATLASMIQVNRLEVIKPIQMSIYETPAYSSDAKGL, translated from the coding sequence atggaatcAACTGCTTTAAATGGGAGAATGACTAGATGGCAAATTCTActctctgaatttgacatagtatatgtaagtcagaaggctaTAAAAGGGAGTGCCATAGCTGATTTTCTAGCCAGCAAAGCCCTGGAGGACTATGAccctttgaactttgattttccaaatgaagaCTTATTTTACGTAGAAAACACTGAAGAAAACCCTCGAATAGACCACATCTGGAAGTTAAATTTCGATGGAGCTTCAAACGCTATAGGTAACGaaattggggcagtcttggttTCCCTaaatggagatcattatcctgttGCTAGCAAattggactttgattgcacaCATAacatggtagaatatgaagcatgtattatgggTATTCGTGCGGCCATTGAACGTAAAATCAAGGTACTTAAAGTGTATGGAGATTCCGCgttggtgatataccaactcaaaggagaGTGGGAAACCAGAGACCCTAAATTGATCAATTATAAAGAACTGGTTCTTGAATTGATTGAcaagtttgatgacatcaccttCAGTTATCTCCTACGAGAGGAAAACCAAATGGTTGATGCATTGGCTACTCTAGCTTCGATGATTCAGGTGAACAGGCTTGAAGTAATAAAGCCTATTCAGATGAGTATCTATGAAACCCCAGCCTATTCTTCCGACGCAAAGGGACTTTAG
- the LOC105766498 gene encoding protein GRIM REAPER has translation MASNTLNLIAILSLTISILLSLYPQPAFSFQMEDFDSEEEYVLDHPVIIPNLRSRSRFLKTSPTKDKIRKGADCDPHPSLNICKGISANNGTSLLYCCKTHCRNVLSDRNNCGKCGNRCEFGQRCCGGVCTNVANNVNHCGKCGNQCSSGVQCDNGFCGYA, from the coding sequence ATGGCTTCTAACACTCTCAACCTCATTGCCATCCTCTCTCTTACTATCTCCATCCTCTTATCTTTGTATCCTCAACCAGCCTTCTCATTCCAAATGGAAGATTTCGACAGTGAGGAAGAATATGTGCTCGATCATCCTGTCATTATCCCTAACCTTCGATCGAGAAGCCGGTTCTTAAAGACCTCGCCGACAAAAGATAAGATCAGGAAAGGTGCCGATTGTGATCCTCACCCTTCTCTAAACATATGCAAGGGTATTTCCGCAAACAACGGGACCAGTCTACTGTATTGCTGTAAGACGCATTGTCGTAACGTGCTTAGTGATCGAAACAACTGTGGAAAATGTGGCAACCGGTGTGAGTTCGGGCAACGTTGCTGCGGTGGAGTTTGTACTAATGTTGCTAACAACGTCAACCACTGTGGCAAGTGTGGCAATCAGTGCTCGTCTGGAGTTCAGTGTGATAATGGATTTTGTGGTTATGCTTAG